From one Trifolium pratense cultivar HEN17-A07 linkage group LG1, ARS_RC_1.1, whole genome shotgun sequence genomic stretch:
- the LOC123892038 gene encoding uncharacterized protein LOC123892038 encodes MADWSKVTLRVMVNKESNKVMYAEAGKDFVDALFSFLTLPLGTIARRVAEESNIEGVRFGIISSIYQSVTNLDEQCLWTNTCKEMLLKPRNSMEAYCRKMKLNIDDTEPMKHFVCRIFDCVRKESGSLLSLFKNQKCSCGYILNREMSLPTECLILESGFVKETASFIISDDLYVMPNVFGTYARLLPKQDITDIGAFVEQTVDIKRKEVSSLYITLFLSILSVLDILKLSLVSKTPLTDFIFKKKYWQISIKVMRRKSTGKILFAETSDDFINFIYSFLTFPLGGVLHMFQGFSSLNCFENLYKSMTELSPENYLLSQDLKNKLTKLSVVAQFGLDNPSNRGEFVKGPSTYMVTDDLVVTPMSPFNAISHLNSSNVSLSDVDEKVVTIGQKEGLSILKAWLNPTSSSAALTIGLNQFLTTIKEEK; translated from the exons ATGGCAGATTGGAGCAAAGTTACATTGAGAGTTATGGTGAACAAAGAAAGTAACAAAGTTATGTATGCTGAGGCAGGGAAGGATTTTGTTGATGCTCTATTCAGCTTCTTAACATTGCCTTTAGGTACTATTGCTAGACGTGTAGCCGAGGAATCGAATATTGAAGGAGTTCGATTTGGCATCATTAGCTCAATCTATCAAAGTGTGACAAATCTTGATGAACAATGTCTATGGACTAATACTTGCAAGGAAATGCTACTCAAGCCAAGAAATTCCATGGAAGCTTATTGCCGGAAGATGAAACTGAATATCGATGACACAGAACCGATGAAGCACTTCGTCTGTAGGATATTTGACTGTGTTAGAAAGGAAAGTGGGAGCCTTTTGAGCTTATTTAAGAATCAAAAGTGCAGTTGTGGATACATATTGAACAGAGAAATGTCCCTACCAACAGAATGTTTGATTTTGGAAAGCGGATTTGTTAAGGAAACTGCTTCGTTTATTATTTCTGACGATCTTTATGTGATGCCTAATGTTTTTGGAACTTATGCACGATTACTTCCAAAACAAGATATCACTGACATTGGCGCTTTTGTGGAACAAACAGTTGATATAAAAAGGAAAGAGGTATCCTCTCTATATATAACTCTCTTCTTAAGTATATTATCG gTACTAGATATTCTGAAGTTGTCATTAGTCTCAAAGACGCCGCTGACAGACTTCAtctttaagaaaaaatatt GGCAGATATCTATTAAAGTTATGAGAAGAAAATCAACTGGCAAGATTTTGTTTGCTGAAACAAGTGATGATTTTATTAACTTTATTTACAGTTTTTTAACCTTCCCCTTAGGAGGAGTGCTGCATATGTTTCAAGGTTTTTCTTCTTTAAACTGCTTTGAAAATTTATACAAAAGCATGACGGAGTTGAGTCCTGAAAATTATTTACTCTCACAAGATCTCAAAAATAAACTGACAAAGCTTTCCGTTGTCGCACAATTTGGGCTTGACAACC CATCGAATCGTGGAGAATTTGTCAAAGGACCATCGACATACATGGTGACCGATGACTTGGTTGTGACTCCAATGTCGCCCTTCAATGCTATTTCACATCTTAATAGCTCAAATGTTTCACTATCTGATGTAGATGAAAAAGTTGTTACTATTGGTCAGAAGGAG GGTCTCAGCATCCTAAAAGCTTGGTTGAACCCAACGTCATCGTCTGCTGCTTTGACAATTGGACTCAACCAATTCCTAACAACCATTAAGGAGGAGAAATGA